The genomic DNA AGCGCCGCCTGCTTTTTCGTAAAACGAACCGGCAGAGCCAAATCCCGATTCTTCCATGTCTCTCCACCTGGAGGATGGGTTCCTTATCACCACCCGGACCCGTTACGTATGTCCCGATTTACCCCGGTATTCTTCGCGCTCATGACGCTCGTCCCCACTGCCGGCGCCGCCGAACCGAACCCGGAAGACGTCAAGCTCGCCGCGTTCTTCCGCGCGACGTTGGACGAGGACTTCCGCCGACACCCGGTCTACGCCACCCAGCAGGGGAACCACGACCACGACGACCGGCTCGACGATCTGTCGCCAGCCGCGCGCGCCGAGGACGTGAAACGGGCCAAGGAACTGCTCGCCGAGTTGCCCAAGAAGGTCGATTACGCCAGGCTCTCCCGCGACGGGCAGATCGACTTCGAGATCTGGCGGCACTCGCTGAAATCCCAGGTGTGGGCGGCCGAGAACACCGACCCGTTCGCGACCGACCCGCGGACCTACGGCGAGTACATGTCGGACAGCGTGTTCCTGCTGTTCACGCAGTCGACCTTGCCGCGCGAGCGGAACGTGGCGAACGCGGCCCGGCGGATCGCCTACGTGCCCAAGGTGGTCGAGGCCGCGAAGGTGTCGATCAAGAACCCGCCGAAGATCCTGACCGAGATCGCCATCAAGCGGACGGCCGGGGCCATCGCCTTTTACGAGAAGGACATCTACGAGTTCGCCAAGGAAACCCCGGCCACGAGCGAACTGACCAGCCCCTGTCGGGCGGCCGTGGCCGCGCTCAAGGAGTACAGCGAGTATCTGGAAAAGGTGGTGCTGCCCAAGTCCGAAGGCGACTGGCGGCTCGGGAAGGACAAGTTTTACCAGAAGCTCGAACTGGAACTGAACGCCGGCCTGACCGGGGACGAGGTCATCAAGGCGGCCGAGGCCGAGGCGGACCGGGTCGAACGGGAGATGTACTACGTGGCCAAGCAGCTCTGGAGCAAGCTCTTCCCGGGCAAGGCGCTGCCGCCGGACGACGCGACCGGCCGGCACGATACGGTGAAAGCCGTGCTGGACGAACTGGGCAAGGACCACGGCAAGCCGGAGGAGATCGTGCAGGACGCCCGGAAGACGGTGGACAAGATTAAGACGTTCATTAAGGACAAACACATCCTCACGCTACCGAACCCCGACCAGTGCCAGATCATCGAGATGCCGGTCTTCCAGCGGGGCTTCTCGGCCGCGTACTTGAACCCGGCCCCGCCGCTCGACCCGAAGGCGGCCAGCCTGTACGCGGTGGCCCCGCCGCCGGAGGACTGGCCGGCAGCCCGTCGGGAGGCGTTTCTCCGCGAGTACAACCGGTCGATGCTCCAGATCCTGACCATCCACGAAGCCTACCCCGGCCACTACGTCCAGCTCGAGTACGGCAACCGCAACCCGTCGCTGATTCGCAAGGTGCTTTATTCGGGCGTGTTCGCGGAGGGGTGGGCGGTGTACACGGAGCAGATGATGCTCGACCAGGGTTACGGCGACGGCGATCTCGCACTCCGGTTGCACCAGCTCAAGTTCTACATCCGGGCCGTGCTGAACGCGATCCTCGACCACAAAATGCACTGCGCGAACATGACCGACGACGAGGCGATGAAACTGCTCGTCGGCCGCGGCTTCCAGACCGAGGGCGAGGCGTTCGGCAAGGTCCAGCGGTCGAAGCAAAGCTCCTGCCAGCTATCCACGTACTTCGTCGGCCGGACGGCGTTTTACCGCTTACGGCAAGAGGCACAGCGGCAGCAGGGCGACAAGTTCGACCTGGGCAAGTATCACGAGGCCGTGCTGAACCAGGGCACGCTGTCGGTGAAGTATTTGCCGGAGCTGCTGGGGGTGAAAAAGTAGGGGGCGTGGCAAAGGCGTTGATGGCGAGGTGAATTGCCGAACTTGGCAACAGGTTCGGCTTTCCGGCTTTTATTGGCCTCGACTGTACTGCGGCGAGCGACAGGCAAGGAAGGCGATGCCTGTCGCTCATTAGCTGAAAGGGGCACCCCTCGCTCGGTCAGTGTATCCGTTCACGGGCTCCGACTCACGTGATCTGCGCCTGGATTTTTAAGGGCATTTCGCGATGAACTCACGCGGGCGATGTTGTCGGTCAGGCCGCTACGGGGACGAGTGAGGGTCGTGCGGTCCCATTCCGGTCGGCCACGACCGCGGCCGTCAGGAACGCCAGGATGTTCCGCTTCTGCCGCCGGCAACTGGCGATCACCGTCAAGATCCGCTCGACGTACCGACTCCCGCGGGCGCTGTCGGTCCCGTAGCTGGTCTTCCGCCAGCAGACGGCGTGACGGAGTTCCCGCTCGGCGGCGTTGTTCGTCGGCTCGACCGTCGACCGGCGGGCGAACGTCCACAACGCGTCCGCCGTCGCCCACAGGTTGGCGCACACGGCGGCCGTCTTCGGGCACCCGCAGGCGCGGCCGCGAGCGAGCAGGGCGTGGACCTCGTCCCGCAACCCCGGAAGGTAATTCCGCCGGAACGTGCCGCGGGTGATCGTCCCGTCGCGAACGCGTTCCCAGTGTTCGAACAAGATCCGGGCGTGAGCCAACAATTCCTCCCCGATCCCCGACCCGGCGTTCGTCCGGTCGATCATGGCCTGGAAATCGCGGGCGAGGTGGGCCCCGCAGAGTTGGCGCCGGGCCGGGGTGAGGTGGTCATAGACGACGTACCGGTCCGTCGTGTGGATCGTCGTGGCTCCCCCCGGAGGTCGTCGAACGCGGCCCGGTTGCGGCACCCGCGGATGAGGAAAACAACGACCGCGGGGGTGACGGCGACCCACAGCCACGCCTTCTTCTTTCGTTGGTGGGTCGGCGTGGTCCCGCGCGCGTCCAGGGGCAGTGGAGGTGGGGGCGCTTCGGTCGGTGGGTCCGGAGGGGGCGACGACTCGACCGGCGGGGTCGCCGGGTGGCGGCCCTCATACCACGTCGTTTCGTCGAGGTTGGCATCCTGGGTCTTGGTGTACTCATGAGCCGCGGTGTGAATCGGCCCGAGGGCCGTGCTGGTCCGGTGCTCCAGATTGGTGATGGTGCCCAGACTCATGGGGATGCCGAAGACGTCCTCGAAGAGTTGGCGGGTCGGCCGCTTGCCGATCCGGCACCCGCCCGTCAAGTACGCGGCGGTCGCTTGGACCGCCGGGCCGAACCCGGTGGCGGCTTCGGGAACCGGCGGGGCGGTCGTCCGGACGCGGCAGTGCGGGCAGGTCAGGGTGTGACGGCGGTGGTGAATCACGTGCCGCATCTTCGCCGGCAGATCGATGACCTGATCGATAACGGGCTCGGGGTCGTCACCGGTGAGGGCCTGTTGGCAGCGGCCGCAGCGGGTCGGCTTGTGGTCGAGGACTTCGTCGGCCGGAAGAATCGTCCGCTCGTGCTTCGGGTGACCGGGTTGGCCACCCCGTCTCTTGCCGGACGGCGTTCGGGGCGGGGCCGGCTTGGCGTGCGGTGGGTCGGACGACGGCGGCTTGTGTGAATTGGTCGAGTTCTGGCTGACTCGTTCGGACAGATGGGCGACCTGGGCGCGGAGGGTGGCGATCTCTTCGGTGAGAGCGGCGATGATGGCTTGCGCGGCCGCGGGAAACGTGGCCCACAAGTCGTCAGGAATCGAAGGCGGTCGCGGCATAGCCAAGTAAATGCGCGGCACCCGTCGCGGTTGTCAAGCCGAAGCAGAAATGGAGTCGTGGACGGATACCGGTCAGTAACGTTCTACGAGCAGGTACTTGGTGCGATCCGCGAGCCAGGAGAAGGTTACGGGTGCCCATGGTTCAAGTTGGGGCCGATTTCGATCAACCTTTTACACAATGCGACTGCGGAGAATCCCGCCAAATTCCCGGAACATCCGATGGCGATGCTTTGGCTGGAGACAGATGACCTGGCAACAATTGCCGAACGGATCGTTCGGTCGGGAGCGTGTGTGGTGGAACCGTCCGATGGACAATCCATGATAATCACCGACCCCGACGGCATTGTCATCGAGATTTGGCAAACGGAGGAAGCTGGAGATGGGTAACGATCCACGACGGCTGACCGTCTGTATCGAGCCATGATTCCGCGGGTCGGCGGCTTCTTACAAGGGATGTTTAGCCGTTCTTCCCACTGCCGCGAGCCCGCGTTAAACTTAACAAATCGGCAACTTCATGCGAGATGACCAATGGCACCGACCATCCAAGATCTGGGGATCGACCAACTCAGCGCGGAAAATCGTTTGCGTCTAATCGGAGAGATCTGGGACAGTCTGGCGAGTGAGGGCACCGCTATCCCCGAAAGTCACCGGGACGAACTCGACCGCAGACTGGCCGCCGCGGACGCGAACCCGGCAGCGGGCCGGCCGTGGCACGAAGTCCGCGCGCGCCTGCGAGGGGAGTCGTGAGTCGTTCCCTCATCGTCCTCCCCGAGGCGGAGCAGGATTTGG from Fimbriiglobus ruber includes the following:
- a CDS encoding VOC family protein codes for the protein MDGYRSVTFYEQVLGAIREPGEGYGCPWFKLGPISINLLHNATAENPAKFPEHPMAMLWLETDDLATIAERIVRSGACVVEPSDGQSMIITDPDGIVIEIWQTEEAGDG
- a CDS encoding DUF885 domain-containing protein, translating into MSRFTPVFFALMTLVPTAGAAEPNPEDVKLAAFFRATLDEDFRRHPVYATQQGNHDHDDRLDDLSPAARAEDVKRAKELLAELPKKVDYARLSRDGQIDFEIWRHSLKSQVWAAENTDPFATDPRTYGEYMSDSVFLLFTQSTLPRERNVANAARRIAYVPKVVEAAKVSIKNPPKILTEIAIKRTAGAIAFYEKDIYEFAKETPATSELTSPCRAAVAALKEYSEYLEKVVLPKSEGDWRLGKDKFYQKLELELNAGLTGDEVIKAAEAEADRVEREMYYVAKQLWSKLFPGKALPPDDATGRHDTVKAVLDELGKDHGKPEEIVQDARKTVDKIKTFIKDKHILTLPNPDQCQIIEMPVFQRGFSAAYLNPAPPLDPKAASLYAVAPPPEDWPAARREAFLREYNRSMLQILTIHEAYPGHYVQLEYGNRNPSLIRKVLYSGVFAEGWAVYTEQMMLDQGYGDGDLALRLHQLKFYIRAVLNAILDHKMHCANMTDDEAMKLLVGRGFQTEGEAFGKVQRSKQSSCQLSTYFVGRTAFYRLRQEAQRQQGDKFDLGKYHEAVLNQGTLSVKYLPELLGVKK
- a CDS encoding addiction module protein → MAPTIQDLGIDQLSAENRLRLIGEIWDSLASEGTAIPESHRDELDRRLAAADANPAAGRPWHEVRARLRGES